The genomic DNA TGAAAATCGGTCACCTCCAGGTGTCGAGCGCCTCCATCCGCCGACACGGCAGTCCCGCTCGATGCAAGATCGGACGAGCCGTCTTTCCGGCGCATCCGGTACAGCATGAGTTCGGTGTCGTCCTCCAACTGGATACTGAACCAGTCCCATCCGGCTTGATCCGACCCGAGTTCAGCCGATCCGAATTCATGGTCCATCCAACTGGTTCCCATCACATCGAATGACTCACCATTGATCGTGAGCTTTCCGCTCGTCGCAAGTCTCGTGAACGAATAGTAGTGGGAGGCTTGTCCTATATCTTTTCCCTTTCGGCTGATGCCGGCCGCGCCGTGCGTGACGAGAGGCTTGGCCGGCTGAAGTGTAAGGGCAAGGGAATGGGTCTCGTCGTGAGCGACCAAGGTGTGAGAGCCAATCTGGTCGATCGATGCCTCCGCCCGCCAATCATCGATCCAGACACGGAGTCGCGACTCGTCCGCCCCGGCCTTCCCTAACCCCTCGCGGCTGAGCTTTTCTGAGAAATGAAATCGTTTCCCGGTGATGTCGGTCACAGCGAAATGGGCCAGATACAGATCCCTCACCGACCATTTTGACGGGAGTGTCTTAATTTCGTCAGGCGGAACCCCACGGCGAAAGAACGTCAATTCAAACCCGAAAGACCGACCGTTCGTTGCATGCAGATGGCCGGTATAATACCACCACTCGGTTCGATAGGTCGGATGAGATCCATGGTCTCGGGGGAAATGGTACCGATACCCAGCCGCTGCCGGTTGAAACGGTGCTTGGGAGGGGTTCGCGCCAAGCGTCATTGAGAGATCAGCGCTCAGCAAGACAGTGACTAAGATCCCGATTCGTACGCTATCTATCACACTTGACCTCGTATCAGCGGTAAATCCTCAGAGGATCACGTAAGTAGGACACTCCTCTCGAGTTGTTTATAACACGCGCCGTGCCAACGAACCAATCGACACTCTCAGAGCGATGTTTCGCATTTACCCACGACTCGGTGCGCAGCGCACGCCGTTGACAATTTTCACAAGTCTCAGCTATCGTGAGCCATGCAGACTGATCGCGAGTGGGGGCCGTCCGACCGGAGTCCGTCCAAGCATGCCGCACCTTTTCCAATTCCCGATCGCCTTCCGGTGTTCCCATTACCCAACGTCGTCTTTTTTCCCAAGACGTACCTGCCGCTCCATATTTTTGAACCACGCTATCGCCGGATGGTCGCCGATGCGACCATGGGCGGTCAATGTATTGCCATGGCGCTCCTTAAGGAAGGATGGGAGCCGGACTACTATGGGAATCCGGCGATCTATCCCGCGCTCTGTATCGGGCGGATCGTGAGTGTGCAACCCTTGTCGGACGGTCGATCCAACATCTTGCTGCAAGGGCTCGAACGGTGCGAGATTTCCGAGGAGCACTTCGACAAGCCATATCGCGAAGCGACGATTCACGTCACGCCCATGCGCTCCGACGAGGGTTTGGCGAAAGGCGTTCGACGCGCACTGGTCGACGTGCTCGGTCGATATCTCCACGCAAGGGAGGATAGCGCGGCGTGGCAAGGATTCTTCCGCGAAGAAGTCAGCGACGAAGTCTTGGTCAATACCCTCTCAACCTACTTGGATTGCACACCCCTGGAAAAACAATTTTTGCTGGAAGCGGACGGACTTCACCAGCGGGCTCGTCGATTGAACGATCTGGTTCAATTCATGCTGCTTGAACATCGCGGCACGAAGGGTTGGGAGTAATGGATCGAACCATCGCAATCAATGTCAGCCGTTTGTGCAAAACGTACGGCAACCATAAAGCCGTCGATGACCTTTCGTTTCAGATCTATGCAGGAGAAATCTTTGGCCTGCTGGGACCGAACGGCGCAGGGAAAAGCACCACACTGCGCACGCTCATCACGTTGCTCCACCCGACATCGGGCACGGCGACCGTCATGGGTTACGACACGGTGCGCGAGGCGGACCAGGTCCGAACCGTCATCGGGTACGTGCCGCAAGAACGGGCGATCGACCGGTTCCTCACGGGGCGGGAGCACCTTCAATTGCTGGGCGCACTCTATCATTTGACGAAGGAGGAAGCGGCCAAACGGATCGGCGAGCTGCTTAAACTGGTTGACTTGGAGGCCCATGCGGACCGGCCTGCCAAGACCTATTCAGGAGGCATGAAGCGCAAGCTCGACATTGCCTGCGGACTGCTGCCGGACCCCAAAATCTTGTTTCTCGACGAGCCGACGCTCGGCCTTGATGTACAAAGCCGTCTCCGAATTTGGGAATACATCCGAATGCTCAAGGCCCGTGGGATGACGGTCGTGATGACGACGAACTATCTGGATGAGGCCGATCAACTCTGCGATCGACTCGCCATTATCGACGGCGGCAAGATCAAGACGCAGGGCGCTCCGGCTGAACTCAAGATCGCTCTTGGCGGAGATATCGTATCCTTGACTCTGAAAGAGACCGATCGAATTCCTTCCTTGGAATCCGATCTGAAGGGCAAGCCTGCGATCAAAGCCGTGCGTGGGACTGCAAAAGGCTTGGATATCAGAGTGGAATCCCCGGAAAAGGCCTTACCCACCATTCTCCAATCGGCCAATCGATTAGGTTGCGGTATCGAGTTTATTCAATACAACCGCCCGCGTTTGGACGACGTGTTTATCGCGCATACGGGGCGGGCCATCACCGAAACAATCACTGAAGGCGAGTCGGAATAGGGCAAAGGAATCACGTGGCGCGTTATTGGCAAGAAATCAGCGCATTGACGATGCGGTGGGTTCGGCGGTTGAGCCGGGAAAGATTCAGCATGCTGTTCACGTTGGTGCAACCGATGCTGTTCTGGCTCATCTTCTTCGGCAACCTGTTTCAACGTGCCGCGGATACACAGGTCATGCAGGCTCCCAACTACATCAGCTTCCTCGCGGCCGGTGTCGTCGTCATGACGGTCCTGAACAACGGCCTCGCCGGGGGCGTCGACCTGCTCTTCGATAAGGAAAACGGGTTCCTCGAACGGTTGATGTCCACGCCGATTCATCGGACCTCGGTCATTCTGAGCCGCTTTATCTTCGTCATGGCGATTACGTCGATGCAGGTCCTGGTGATTCTTGGTGTGTCGTATCTCTTCGGTGTTCATCCCGCGACGGGGATCCTCGGCGTGGCGACAATCTTGCTGATCGGGATGATGTTCGGAGTCGGCCTGACGTCCATCTCCATGGCAATGGCCTTCTCCGTGAAAAGCCACGGGGATTTCTTCTCCGTATTGGGATTTCTTTCGCTGCCGATGATTTTCCTCAGCTCCGCGTTGGTTCCGTTGACGGCGATGCCGGGTTGGATGAGTTTTCTTGCGCAATTCAACCCAATGACCTGGGCCATCGATGCGGTGCGGCCTCTCATTTTGTCAGGCTGGACCGAAGCCTTGCCGCACGTAGGAATGGTGGTCTTGGTCATGCTCGTGTTCGATGCCCTCTGTCTGTACGGCGGGGCCAAGGCATTCCGCCGTGCCATGGGGTAACCTCACATGAACCGTGGATCGCTTGACTGACGCCGAAATCCGTCAGATCATTATCTTCATGCCGCCACACGTCAGCCTGTGAACGACGGAGAGTCGTAGGATATGATCCCCGAAAATCAAATTCGCGCGCTTATTCGCCTCCTTTCCGATGAGGACGACCGAATCGTCCGCACCATCAGCGGGAGACTCATCGATATCGGCCCATCGGCTGTTCCGCTTCTCCAAGAAGCGGAAATCGAGCAGCCGGAGATGGCCGATCGCATCGCTTCCGTGCTCGAGGAAATCCGAGGAAGCAAGCTGGAGGATGAACTGGCCGGCCTGGCGGCCCTCTCGGACGATGCCATGAGCCTGGAAGCCGGCGCGTTTATGATCGCTCGTTATGCCTATCCCGCGCTCGACGTCGCTCGCTATTGTGAACAGCTCGATATCATGGCAGGCGAAGTTCGAGCACGTATCGGCCATCGAGCGTCCGGAGAAGAAGTCGTCAACGCACTCAACCGCTACCTATTTACTGAACAGGGGTTTAAGGGAAATACCAAAAATTACTATGAGATTGAGAACAGCTATCTCAATTGCGTCATGGACCGGCGAGTCGGCATTCCTATCAGCCTCTCGGCGGTCTACCTCTTGATCGGACAGCGTTTGGAGCTTCCGCTGTTCGGTATCGGCATGCCGGGGCATTTCCTGGTGAAGTACGAGTCCAATCGATACAAGATCTTCATCGACTGTTTCAACGGCGGAGCCTTGCTGACCGAAAAAAACTGCGCCCGTTTTCTGACCGAAGCCGGCTACGGGTTCGACGATAAGTATTTGCAAAAAAGTCCGGTTCGAGCGATTCTGTCTCGCATGCTCAAGAACCTTTTGGCCATTTACTCCAAGGCGGGTGACGAAGGAAAGACCGTACGCCTGACCAAGTTCATCGAAATTCTCGGCGGGACTCTCCGCGAAGAAGGGCTTTAGCTAGACCGGAATCGTCAGCAGATCCTTCCCTCTCCAAATCTTTCCCCCATACTGCTTCCCTGCTTGGGCTCTGACGTCGTACCGATCCGCAATCGGATAGAAATGCGAGAGGACCAGTTGACCGATGTCGGCCTCCTTCGCCACCTGACCGCACTGTCCTGCGTGGAGATGAGCAGGACCTGGTCGATTGGCCGGAAACGAACAATCGAGTACGGCAAGATCGGCATCGGTGCAAAGCCGGACGAGTGCATCGCAATACTGTGAGTCTCCCGAGTACACGATCGCCTTCCCTCGATATTCAATCCGATAGCCGACCGATGAGAGATCGGGAACATGGACCACGGGCTTAGGAACGATACGGGTGTCTCCGATCATGAAAGGTTTGTCGGATACCTCTTTGAAGATGACGCGGAATGGCGCCGGAGAAAAACTTGGGAAACTGTCCATAATGGCCCGCAAAAGCGGAATGGCGCCTTTCGGGCCGATCAGGGTCATCCCCGGACGATGGCCTCCTCCGTACTTGGCATAGATCACCGCGTCGAAAAAAAAGGTGATGAAGTCGGAAAAGTGATCCGCGTGAAAATGGGAGAATAAAATATGCGTGATCCGGTGTCTGTTTACTCCGGTTTTGATGAGGTTCATCAGCGTACGCGGGCCGAAATCCAGCAGAATGCGCTGATCAGTTCGCACCAGATATCCAGCCGCTGCTCTGGTGGGATGCACATTGGTGCCGGAGCCGAGAATAGTAAGGCGCATGGATTGAACAGATATGGTTACGAAGCTGCGTTCAGTTGATCAAGAATTGTTTGAGCTTCAATGCGGTCAGGATTCGCATCGTGTGTGCCAAACCTGGAAAGGATTGCGTTCAAAATCCCCTTAGCTGTATCCGATCTGTTTCGTTTCCGCAAGAGCCTTGCCAGGCTCGTCATGGCTCGAAGCTCAAGCATTTTTGCATGCTGCCCTTGCGCGATCTTCACGGCTTCAGCAAAACACTGCTCCGCCGCAGAGACGGCCGGCTCGGCTTGTTCCTGCAACAGTTCCCCTTTCAACCGAAGCAGTTCCGCTTGCCAAAACCATTCCCCCCGAGTAAGGGCGACGTTCTGCGCCTCGGATATTGCGCTTAACCCTTCATCAATGCGTTTCTTACGCAAATAGAGTTCCGCAAGTAACGCCAAGGTATAGGTATTATTGAGACTGGCATTCGCCGCTTGCGTAGCGGAAAGTCCGTT from Nitrospira sp. includes the following:
- a CDS encoding AttH component of AttEFGH ABC transport system, whose amino-acid sequence is MIDSVRIGILVTVLLSADLSMTLGANPSQAPFQPAAAGYRYHFPRDHGSHPTYRTEWWYYTGHLHATNGRSFGFELTFFRRGVPPDEIKTLPSKWSVRDLYLAHFAVTDITGKRFHFSEKLSREGLGKAGADESRLRVWIDDWRAEASIDQIGSHTLVAHDETHSLALTLQPAKPLVTHGAAGISRKGKDIGQASHYYSFTRLATSGKLTINGESFDVMGTSWMDHEFGSAELGSDQAGWDWFSIQLEDDTELMLYRMRRKDGSSDLASSGTAVSADGGARHLEVTDFQIGSSETWTSAESKATYPSKWRLTIPSLDLVLDLTPLLADQELRTSRSTKVSYWEGAVAVTGTKQGQPVKGQGYVELTGYAERLKM
- a CDS encoding Efflux ABC transporter, ATP-binding protein, which codes for MDRTIAINVSRLCKTYGNHKAVDDLSFQIYAGEIFGLLGPNGAGKSTTLRTLITLLHPTSGTATVMGYDTVREADQVRTVIGYVPQERAIDRFLTGREHLQLLGALYHLTKEEAAKRIGELLKLVDLEAHADRPAKTYSGGMKRKLDIACGLLPDPKILFLDEPTLGLDVQSRLRIWEYIRMLKARGMTVVMTTNYLDEADQLCDRLAIIDGGKIKTQGAPAELKIALGGDIVSLTLKETDRIPSLESDLKGKPAIKAVRGTAKGLDIRVESPEKALPTILQSANRLGCGIEFIQYNRPRLDDVFIAHTGRAITETITEGESE
- a CDS encoding Efflux ABC transporter, permease protein, which codes for MARYWQEISALTMRWVRRLSRERFSMLFTLVQPMLFWLIFFGNLFQRAADTQVMQAPNYISFLAAGVVVMTVLNNGLAGGVDLLFDKENGFLERLMSTPIHRTSVILSRFIFVMAITSMQVLVILGVSYLFGVHPATGILGVATILLIGMMFGVGLTSISMAMAFSVKSHGDFFSVLGFLSLPMIFLSSALVPLTAMPGWMSFLAQFNPMTWAIDAVRPLILSGWTEALPHVGMVVLVMLVFDALCLYGGAKAFRRAMG